Proteins encoded in a region of the Anas acuta chromosome 13, bAnaAcu1.1, whole genome shotgun sequence genome:
- the LOC137863712 gene encoding gamma-aminobutyric acid receptor subunit beta-4 isoform X3: MSIHISSIDQISEVNMDYTITMYFQQSWRDKRLAYNDLPLNLTLDNRVADQLWLPDTYFLNDKKSFLHGVTVKNRMIRLHPDGTVLYGLRITTTAACMMDLRRYPLDQQNCTLEIESYGYTVDDIVFFWQGNDSAVTGMEVLELPQFTIIEQRLVSREVVFTTGSYLRLSLSFRIKRNIGYFILQTYMPSILITILSWVSFWINYDASAARVALGVTTVLTMTTINTHLRETLPKIPYVKAIDVYLMGCFVFVFLALLEYAFVNYIFFGRGPRQQKKQSERISKANNERHRYEEKRVREQVDPYGNILLSTLEMNNELLATDMMSSVGDSRNSVMSFEGSGIQFRKQLASRDGFGHHPTLDRHVPLTHHAAARNRANCRLRRRSSKLKLKIPDLTDVSTIDKWSRIIFPITFGFFNLVYWLYYVN; the protein is encoded by the exons GACTACACCATCACCATGTACTTCCAGCAGAGCTGGCGGGACAAACGCCTGGCATACAATGACCTTCCTCTCAACCTGACCCTGGACAATCGGGTGGCTGACCAGTTGTGGCTGCCTGACACCTATTTCCTGAACGACAAGAAGTCCTTTCTGCATGGAGTGACCGTGAAGAATCGCATGATCCGGCTCCATCCTGATGGGACTGTCCTATATGGCCTGAG GATCACTACCACGGCTGCTTGCATGATGGACCTGCGGAGGTACCCCCTGGACCAGCAGAACTGCACGCTGGAGATCGAGAGCT ATGGTTACACGGTTGATGACATTGTCTTCTTCTGGCAAGGAAATGATTCTGCTGTCACGGGGATGGAGGTGCTAGAACTGCCCCAGTTCACCATTATCGAGCAGAGGCTGGTCAGCAGGGAAGTGGTCTTCACCACCG GTTCATATCTGCGCTTATCCTTGAGTTTCCGGATCAAGAGAAACATTGGTTACTTCATTCTGCAGACCTACATGCCATCTATCCTCATCACCATCCTGTCCTGGGTCTCCTTCTGGATCAATTATGATGCTTCTGCTGCACGAGTGGCGCTGG GGGTCACCACGGTGCTTACAATGACTACCATCAACACCCACCTGCGAGAGACTCTCCCCAAGATTCCTTATGTCAAGGCTATTGATGTTTATCTCATGGGTTGCTTTGTCTTCGTGTTCCTGGCACTCCTGGAGTACGCTTTTGTCAACTACATATTCTTTGGGCGAGGCCCTCGGCAGCAGAAAAAACAGAGCGAACGGATCAGCAAGGCTAACAATGAGCGCCACCGTTATGAAGAGAAGAGGGTGAGAGAGCAG GTTGACCCCTACGGTAACATCCTCCTCAGCACTCTGGAGATGAACAACGAGCTGCTGGCCACGGACATGATGAGCAGCGTCGGCGACTCTCGAAACTCTGTCATGTCCTTTGAAGGCTCAGGAATCCAGTTCCGGAAGCAGCTGGCCTCTCGGGATGGATTTGGTCACCACCCAACCCTGGACCGCCACGTCCCGCTGACCCACCATGCCGCAGCCCGCAACCGTGCCAATTGCCGTCTCCGCCGGCGGTCATCTAAGCTGAAGCTCAAAATCCCAGACCTGACAGATGTCAGCACCATTGACAAGTGGTCACGAATCATTTTTCCAATCACCTTTGGATTCTTCAACCTTGTTTACTGGTTGTACTATGTAAATTGA